The following are encoded together in the Coffea arabica cultivar ET-39 chromosome 1c, Coffea Arabica ET-39 HiFi, whole genome shotgun sequence genome:
- the LOC140005376 gene encoding uncharacterized protein has translation MSDIGQLEIVRRRLNFEHAASFIDRKIWLLWDSSLSLACVECAEQLVHVTTSFGSDVAIAVSFVYAKCTRVARRPLWEALEGIGEAMVLPWMAIGDFNVISSAEERSGGSPPNPRNMEEFNTSMFRCGLAAMDFDGPQFTWTNGSVWQRLDRALTNVKWALAYPISRVSHLTRGRSDHAPLMVKCAPRMGSPRSFRFLNVWARHPGFLPMVQEVWKREVAGVGMNRFFNKLVKVKEELRIWNRETFGDIPTRVKIAESNYRLREAEYDRSRDEVARSLLHEARATYNRELAIECEFWKQKAALRWLRDGDANTSFFHSVVRQRRNSNFIARIKDAEGRWLDAAQDIKTSATEFYADLFTSESTVRGGFPDLPFAIPSVGSVQNDKIREVPSAEEIREVVFSMDLNSAPGPDGFGVGFYQKCWEIIKDDLVESIHDFFRGVSQPQGWSSSVIVLVPKVEGACQWRDFRPISLCNVNSKIISKILASRLNGILPDIISPWQTGFVPGRGASRRFVLPDFFQLVVLGRGIHDLFLASESRFFVSAGSRVPYLAFADDIMIFTRCSSDALTAIKLFLEQYQAWLGQKVNIGKSSFCPASGASPEQLQLVLSTLGFREQRLPIRYLGVPLTKGRVLQPPNAVLVALGRICNAFQWDRNTTEKRVHWTAWEKWKLRRRDSAWAEFMHCKYIRGVHPVLARVDRPPASWRRLLEIRDFAEGRIRWCLGKGLIDFWQDRWYTALPLAQLLGLSNTPDVLVGELYLQSGWDVARLKSWLPEHYVARILELQIFPDLKDHMVWEGSPSGEFSVSSTMEALRQKRSTTMVSRYIWGTALPKKISFFVWRLVRQWVPLDEQLQRKGVHLGSRCSCCEGASETVGHLFVSGPVAESVWGHLFQQFGITREGIQGVPSLLMAWFLSHRLVGADHIRALIPSVTLWFMWRARNQSRFEGAKMHADRILREVGNLIEQLGEAHKLGKAFLGDGDCVWARGRSIPGRRRRPRLVVWAKPPSHCLKLNTDASITAAGGVWGRRGPVQRKEGDICFLQGVWGGPQCGSCRGISASYGIAALPGAAVSGG, from the exons ATGTCGGACATTGGGCAGTTGGAGATTGTCCGTCGCAGACTCAACTTTGAGCATGCGGCTAGCTTTATTGATCGGAAGATTTGGCTTCTATGGGATTCGAGTCTAAGTCTTGCTTGTGTGGAATGTGCGGAGCAACTGGTGCATGTAACGACCTCCTTTGGGTCGGACGTAGCTATCGCTGTATCCTTTGTTTACGCGAAATGCACCAGGGTGGCGAGGCGGCCCCTCTGGGAGGCCCTAGAAGGCATAGGGGAGGCTATGGTTCTTCCATGGATGGCAATTGGGGATTTTAATGTCATCTCCTCGGCGGAGGAGAGATCGGGGGGGTCCCCTCCCAATCCGCGCAACATGGAGGAGTTCAATACCTCAATGTTTAGGTGTGGCCTAGCCGCAATGGATTTCGATGGGCCACAGTTCACTTGGACAAATGGCTCGGTCTGGCAGCGTTTGGACCGTGCCTTGACCAATGTCAAATGGGCATTGGCGTACCCGATTTCCAGGGTCTCTCATCTAACAAGGGGGCGGTCTGACCATGCACCCCTGATGGTGAAATGCGCCCCAAGAATGGGATCTCCACGTTCCTTTCGGTTTCTTAATGTTTGGGCCCGACATCCTGGTTTCTTGCCTATGGTTCAAGAGGTCTGGAAAAGGGAGGTGGCAGGGGTGGGAATGAATCGCTTTTTCAATAAACTAGTTAAGGTGAAGGAGGAGCTGCGGATCTGGAATCGAGAAACTTTCGGTGACATTCCCACCCGAGTTAAGATAGCCGAGAGCAATTACAGGTTGCGGGAGGCGGAGTATGATCGGAGTCGGGACGAGGTCGCTAGATCTCTCCTTCACGAGGCTCGGGCTACATATAACAGGGAGCTGGCAATCGAATGTGAGTTCTGGAAGCAAAAGGCGGCACTGAGGTGGCTGCGAGATGGGGACGCTAACACGTCCTTCTTTCACTCGGTGGTCCGTCAGCGCCGGAATTCAAACTTTATTGCGCGAATTAAGGATGCGGAGGGCCGATGGCTCGACGCGGCGCAGGACATTAAAACTTCTGCAACAGAATTCTACGCAGACTTATTTACGTCGGAGTCAACAGTTAGAGGGGGTTTTCCGGATCTTCcttttgcaattccatcggtggGTAGTGTGCAAAATGACAAGATACGAGAAGTGCCTTCCGCTGAGGAGATCAGAGAGGTGGTCTTCTCGATGGATTTGAACAGCGCCCCCGGTCCTGATGGCTTTGGCGTGGGATTCTATCAAAAGTGTTGGGAGATTATCAAAGACGACCTAGTGGAGTCAATACATGATTTCTTCAGAGGGGTGAGCCAGCCACAGGGTTGGTCTAGTTCGGTTATAGTGCTAGTGCCAAAGGTAGAGGGTGCATGTCAGTGGCGAGACTTCAGGCCTATTAGTCTATGCAACGTTAATTCCAAAATCATCTCGAAGATCTTGGCATCCAGACTAAATGGAATTCTTCCAGACATCATCTCACCGTGGCAGACGGGGTTTGTCCCAGGGCGTG GAGCAAGTCGTAGATTTGTGCTTCCGGACTTTTTCCAACTCGTGGTTCTCG GACGAGGGATTCATGATTTATTCTTGGCGAGTGAGTCTAGATTTTTTGTCTCGGCGGGCTCCCGGGTGCCCTACTTAGCATTTGCGGATGACATCATGATTTTCACGCGGTGTTCAAGTGACGCGTTGACGGCGATTAAGCTCTTCTTAGAGCAATATCAAGCCTGGTTAGGTCAGAAAGTGAATATCGGCAAGAGCTCCTTTTGTCCGGCATCAGGGGCATCTCCGGAGCAGTTGCAGTTGGTGCTTTCCACTCTCGGATTTCGAGAACAAAGACTGCCTATCAGATACCTCGGGGTCCCGCTGACAAAGGGGCGG GTACTGCAGCCTCCAAATGCGGTTCTGGTAGCTCTAGGCAGGATCTGTAACGCTTTCCAATGGGACCGCAACACTACGGAAAAGCGGGTGCACTGGACGGCTTGGGAGAAA TGGAAGCTACGGAGGAGGGACTCGGCCTGGGCAGAGTTTATGCATTGCAAGTATATTAGAGGGGTGCACCCGGTGCTAGCTCGGGTAGACCGTCCGCCAGCATCCTGGAGGCGGTTGTTGGAGATTCGGGATTTCGCTGAGGGCCGGATTCGGTGGTGTTTGGGCAAAGGCTTGATTGATTTCTGGCAGGATCGCTGGTATACAGCTTTACCCCTGGCCCAGCTCCTGGGTTTGTCCAACACGCCAGATGTGTTAGTCGGAGAGCTGTACCTGCAGAGTGGGTGGGATGTCGCCCGTCTCAAGAGCTGGCTTCCAGAACATTATGTGGCACGGATCTTGGAGCTCCAAATCTTCCCTGACTTAAAGGACCACATGGTTTGGGAGGGATCGCCGTCGGGAGAATTTTCGGTCTCGTCGACAATGGAGGCACTTCGGCAAAAGAGGAGTACGACTATGGTTAGCAGGTACATCTGGGGCACTGCTTTGCCAAAGAagatctcattttttgtttggcGATTGGTGAGGCAGTGGGTTCCCTTGGACGAACAACTGCAACGGAAGGGCGTTCACCTGGGGTCTAGGTGCTCTTGCTGCGAAGGGGCTAGCGAGACAGTTGGGCATTTGTTTGTGTCGGGCCCGGTGGCCGAAAGTGTCTGGGGGCATTTGTTCCAACAGTTTGGAATCACGCGAGAGGGGATACAAGGGGTGCCCTCGCTGCTTATGGCTTGGTTCCTCTCTCACCGGCTGGTCGGAGCAGACCATATTCGGGCTCTTATTCCGAGTGTGACCCTCTGGTTCATGTGGCGCGCTAGGAATCAGTCAAGGTTCGAGGGGGCGAAGATGCATGCAGATCGTATTTTAAGGGAGGTAGGGAATCTCATTGAACAGTTAGGGGAGGCACATAAATTAGGGAAGGCATTCCTGGGAGATGGCGATTGTGTATGGGCTAGAGGGAGAAGTATACCGGGAAGGAGACGCCGCCCCCGGTTGGTGGTATGGGCCAAACCCCCTAGTCATTGCCTAAAGCTAAACACGGATGCCAGCATCACTGCTGCTGGGGGTGTTTGGGGGAGGCGTGGTCCGGTCCAGCGCAAGGAAGGTGATATTTGCTTTTTACAAGGAGTTTGGGGAGGTCCACAGTGTGGTTCATGCAGAGGCATTAGCGCTTCTTACGG